In Pseudomonas sp. ADAK18, a single window of DNA contains:
- a CDS encoding fimbria/pilus outer membrane usher protein: MKTVLSYRDGEAVPAIPRRCAWPVLLLTSVLLPVETRGDTSSSASFDARTLSQRGIDPQLASLLLSAPRFTAGRHALSLVVNGQRRGRLEVSFDQQGALCFDQALLDAANLRVPGDNAVCHDFLAHYPRSQVQPDPATLTVSLVVPTEALRPIPQDISGYQTGGFAGLLNYDLTGVHNRFGDDNSRFGSANTEVGFNAGDWIVRSRQVQTWQDGLSRSTHLEAYAQRTFASHQAVLQAGQINLYNPVLSGAQINGVQVLTEQALQEQGQGATIDGIANSPAQVEIRQNGALIHSTVVPAGPFSLTDVRRLNTRSDVEVTVKESAGGERRFTVPAAMLGLGLPAPGYSVAIGRVRNIGDARGDDPWVASAGWTGAVHPQLTMGSGVLASDEYRSAGLSLGWLPWLDSQIQLSSQMSDASAPNKVRGLQTDLSWSQRLNDQWSFSAANSWRTPGYRELEEATYEPESTQQRSSRYRDQQSATLGWSHSWLGAFSAGVSRSGTFDGDSNSRALASWGTSIRGVSLSASAEWQMGGRQEQDNAVYLNVSVPLGESRRARSWLRNSGGENRTGVGLNEQINDQLSYQVSAEHDSRDHQVETTLGVSTLPRYSQLDFSYSRSDAERSSYQGGARGGVVVHGGGVTLSPYPVRDTFALVSVSDMSGIKLSTPSGPVWTDWQGQAVVPQVSAYGRSPVEVQTRSLPRNADINNGLAMISVGRGAVERVDFGLTLTRRVLLTVRTEDGMPLPRGASISTDSGEFVTLVQDGGQVFLPNVLEQPKLWVSGPGMARCTLHYELPAKGDPEVYFETAPARCTPS; encoded by the coding sequence GTGAAAACAGTATTGAGTTACCGTGACGGCGAAGCCGTGCCCGCCATTCCTCGCCGTTGCGCCTGGCCCGTGTTGTTGCTGACCAGCGTCTTGCTGCCTGTCGAGACCCGGGGCGATACATCATCGTCCGCCAGTTTTGATGCCCGGACCCTGTCCCAGCGCGGCATCGACCCGCAACTGGCCAGCCTGCTGCTGTCGGCGCCGCGTTTTACCGCCGGCCGTCATGCGCTCAGCCTTGTGGTCAACGGCCAGCGGCGCGGGCGCCTTGAGGTCAGTTTTGATCAGCAAGGCGCCCTGTGCTTTGACCAAGCCCTGCTGGACGCCGCCAATCTACGGGTACCTGGCGACAACGCGGTCTGCCATGACTTTCTCGCGCACTATCCTCGAAGCCAGGTGCAGCCAGATCCGGCCACCCTCACGGTATCGCTGGTGGTGCCCACCGAAGCCCTGCGACCGATACCGCAGGATATTTCCGGCTATCAAACCGGCGGCTTCGCCGGGCTGCTCAATTACGACCTGACCGGTGTCCATAACCGTTTTGGCGATGACAACAGCCGCTTTGGCTCGGCCAATACCGAGGTGGGGTTCAACGCAGGCGACTGGATTGTGCGTAGCCGCCAGGTACAGACCTGGCAAGACGGTCTGTCGCGCAGCACTCACCTGGAAGCGTATGCCCAACGCACCTTCGCCAGTCATCAGGCGGTGCTGCAGGCCGGCCAGATCAACCTCTACAACCCGGTGTTGTCCGGGGCGCAGATCAACGGAGTCCAAGTGCTCACCGAACAGGCCCTTCAAGAGCAGGGCCAGGGTGCGACCATCGACGGGATTGCCAACAGTCCGGCGCAAGTCGAAATTCGCCAGAATGGGGCGTTGATTCATTCCACGGTAGTGCCCGCCGGACCGTTTTCCCTGACCGACGTGCGACGCCTGAATACCCGCTCGGACGTCGAAGTCACGGTCAAGGAAAGCGCCGGTGGCGAACGACGCTTCACCGTGCCTGCGGCGATGCTCGGCCTCGGCTTGCCGGCGCCGGGGTACTCGGTGGCGATAGGTCGGGTGCGCAACATCGGTGATGCCCGGGGTGATGATCCGTGGGTCGCCAGTGCCGGCTGGACCGGTGCCGTGCATCCGCAACTGACGATGGGCAGCGGCGTGCTGGCTTCCGACGAGTACCGCTCCGCAGGCTTGAGCCTGGGCTGGCTGCCGTGGCTGGACAGCCAGATTCAACTGTCCAGCCAGATGTCCGATGCAAGCGCACCCAATAAGGTCCGAGGGTTGCAGACCGACCTTTCATGGTCCCAACGCCTGAATGACCAGTGGTCGTTCAGCGCCGCCAACTCATGGCGCACCCCCGGCTATCGCGAGCTGGAAGAGGCGACCTACGAACCCGAAAGCACCCAGCAACGCAGCTCCCGCTACCGCGATCAGCAAAGCGCTACCCTGGGTTGGTCTCACTCATGGCTCGGGGCGTTCAGCGCCGGGGTCTCCCGCTCCGGCACCTTTGATGGCGACAGCAACAGCCGCGCCCTGGCGTCCTGGGGCACAAGTATTCGAGGGGTGTCACTGTCCGCCAGCGCCGAGTGGCAAATGGGCGGGCGTCAGGAGCAGGACAACGCGGTCTACCTGAATGTCAGCGTGCCCCTGGGTGAAAGTCGCCGGGCCCGCAGTTGGCTGCGCAACTCCGGTGGAGAAAACCGCACAGGCGTGGGGCTGAATGAGCAAATCAACGATCAGCTCAGTTATCAGGTCAGCGCCGAACACGACAGCCGCGACCACCAGGTGGAAACCACCCTCGGTGTCTCGACACTGCCGCGCTACAGCCAGCTCGACTTCAGCTACAGCCGCTCCGACGCCGAACGCTCGAGCTATCAAGGTGGCGCCCGTGGTGGTGTGGTGGTGCACGGTGGTGGTGTCACGCTGTCACCGTATCCGGTGCGCGATACGTTCGCGCTGGTTTCGGTCAGCGACATGAGCGGCATCAAGCTCAGCACCCCCAGCGGCCCTGTCTGGACCGACTGGCAAGGCCAGGCGGTGGTGCCCCAGGTATCCGCCTATGGCCGCAGCCCGGTGGAAGTCCAGACCCGCTCGCTGCCACGCAATGCCGATATCAACAATGGCCTGGCAATGATTTCGGTCGGGCGCGGCGCGGTGGAGCGTGTCGATTTCGGCCTGACATTGACCCGTCGGGTTTTGCTCACGGTACGCACTGAAGACGGCATGCCACTGCCCCGTGGCGCCTCCATCAGCACCGACAGCGGCGAGTTCGTGACGCTGGTCCAGGACGGCGGCCAAGTGTTTTTGCCCAACGTTCTGGAGCAACCGAAATTGTGGGTCAGTGGGCCCGGGATGGCGCGTTGCACCCTGCACTACGAGTTGCCGGCAAAGGGCGACCCAGAGGTGTACTTCGAAACCGCCCCCGCCCGTTGCACCCCATCATGA
- a CDS encoding DUF1120 domain-containing protein, protein MPALQRLTVVLLTIGFVGNSYAEDECQLSLSESLLDFGQMSRIAQSDSAPERLLGERRLSLNFICPQTADMSLFYQALAASPQRLKFTEHGSYAIQVSDGVLDGQAVELGLVPALGQPPSTSGAVLNWRAGHGIAPVQGGSVLMGKSLSLQLTLSAWADIAATQVRDATTWEVSGTLYGRQSGRYRELTLRAHFVPAACTPQLSNGGLVDYGTLSAKDLSTVDETPLPTRTLQFSVSCDGPTRFALLMHDNRNGSATGGTDETAYGLDLDNSRNKIGRYYLNIDPADFTADSFGTLFRTDSTSHGVAWSSSSARQIPIANNSLMGFTESAGNTHGPMAIQNLGGTVRIKAYLAPTQSLDLRSVVEINGAGTIEIIYL, encoded by the coding sequence ATGCCTGCCCTACAACGGCTGACTGTGGTGTTGCTGACAATCGGGTTCGTTGGCAACAGCTACGCAGAGGACGAGTGCCAACTGAGCCTGAGCGAATCGCTGCTGGACTTCGGACAAATGAGCCGTATTGCACAGAGCGACAGCGCACCCGAGCGACTACTGGGTGAACGGCGCCTGAGCCTGAACTTCATTTGCCCGCAGACGGCCGACATGAGCCTGTTCTACCAGGCCTTGGCAGCGAGCCCACAGCGGCTGAAATTCACCGAGCACGGCAGCTACGCAATCCAGGTCAGCGACGGCGTGCTTGATGGTCAGGCCGTGGAATTGGGATTGGTGCCAGCGCTCGGCCAACCGCCGTCCACCAGCGGCGCCGTGCTGAACTGGCGCGCCGGCCATGGCATCGCGCCGGTGCAGGGAGGCTCAGTGCTTATGGGCAAAAGCCTTTCACTGCAACTGACCCTCAGCGCCTGGGCCGATATCGCCGCCACCCAGGTTCGGGATGCAACCACCTGGGAAGTGTCCGGGACACTCTACGGGCGCCAAAGCGGTCGCTACCGGGAACTGACCCTGCGCGCCCACTTCGTACCAGCAGCCTGTACACCGCAACTGTCCAACGGCGGCTTGGTGGATTACGGCACCTTGTCGGCCAAGGACCTGAGTACCGTCGACGAAACCCCGCTGCCCACCCGAACCCTGCAGTTCTCCGTCAGTTGCGATGGCCCCACGCGCTTCGCCTTGCTCATGCACGACAACCGCAACGGCTCGGCCACCGGCGGTACCGATGAAACCGCCTACGGTCTGGACCTGGACAACAGCCGGAACAAGATCGGCCGTTACTACCTGAACATCGACCCGGCGGACTTCACCGCCGATAGCTTCGGCACGCTTTTTCGCACCGACTCCACCAGTCACGGCGTGGCCTGGAGCAGCTCCAGCGCCCGGCAAATCCCCATCGCCAACAACAGCCTCATGGGCTTTACCGAGAGTGCCGGCAACACCCACGGGCCGATGGCGATCCAGAACCTGGGCGGCACCGTGCGCATCAAGGCCTACCTCGCCCCCACACAGTCCCTGGACCTGCGCAGCGTCGTGGAAATCAACGGCGCTGGCACCATAGAAATCATTTACCTGTAG
- a CDS encoding DUF1120 domain-containing protein — MNTPCITLSILLLAGAQHAQAASTVDLSVKGLITPTACTPLLSSGGLIDYGKISQQDLNQDKGTRLPVKHLQVSVACNAPSRFALRMRDNRDGSAMVNSEIYYGLGLDTSGNRIGLYSMTFDPRQTVVDSTALIYGTESTTGGLAWRTANLNPIDIGANSYLGFTDTEGSTVGPSAIQELISTVKVEAVINAKQNLDLSTDTLLDGSATMEVVYL; from the coding sequence ATGAACACTCCGTGCATCACCCTGAGCATTCTGTTACTGGCCGGCGCCCAACATGCCCAAGCCGCGTCCACCGTCGACCTGAGCGTCAAGGGCCTGATCACACCCACCGCCTGCACGCCCCTGCTGTCCAGCGGTGGGCTGATCGATTACGGCAAGATTTCCCAACAGGACCTGAACCAGGATAAGGGCACGCGATTGCCGGTCAAACACCTGCAAGTCAGCGTTGCTTGCAATGCTCCCAGCCGCTTCGCCCTGCGCATGCGCGACAATCGCGACGGCTCGGCCATGGTCAACAGTGAGATTTACTACGGGCTCGGATTGGACACCAGCGGCAACCGCATTGGCCTTTACTCCATGACGTTTGATCCCAGGCAAACCGTGGTCGACAGCACCGCGTTGATCTACGGCACCGAGTCCACCACCGGCGGCCTGGCCTGGCGTACCGCCAACCTCAACCCCATCGACATCGGTGCCAACAGTTACCTGGGGTTTACCGACACCGAAGGCAGCACTGTCGGGCCGTCGGCGATCCAGGAGTTGATCAGTACGGTCAAGGTCGAAGCCGTGATCAATGCCAAACAGAACCTGGACCTGAGTACCGACACCCTGCTCGATGGCTCGGCGACGATGGAAGTGGTCTACCTCTAG
- a CDS encoding CynX/NimT family MFS transporter has translation MNLEPENTMLRKEQPRSENALEELLIDAEANDDEVQHSHPVVNRPWLLLLGLILVALNLRPALSSMAPLLSEVSSSLGLSAAKAGLLTTLPVLCLGLFAPMAPILARRFGAERVVLGILLTLAAGIILRSSFGEAGLFAGSLLAGASIGIIGVLLPGIVKRDFSKQAGTMTGVYTMALCLGAALAAGSTVPLSHYFGDSWNIGLGFWILPALVAALFWLPQVGQKHGAHQVAYRVRGLLRDPLAWQVTLYMGLQSSLAYIVFGWLPSILIGRGLTATQAGLVLSGSVIVQLVSSLAAPWLATRGKDQRLAIVVVMLLTLGGLFGCLYAPLEGLWGWAILLGLGQGGTFSLALTLIVLRSRDSHVAANLSSMAQGIGYTLASLGPLAVGLLHDRTGGWAATGWIFAVIGLGAIIAGLGAGRALYVQATSEKL, from the coding sequence ATGAACCTTGAACCCGAGAACACCATGCTCCGTAAAGAACAGCCCCGTTCAGAAAACGCCCTTGAAGAACTGCTGATCGACGCCGAGGCCAATGACGACGAGGTCCAGCACAGCCATCCGGTGGTGAATCGCCCGTGGTTGTTGTTGCTGGGCCTGATTCTGGTGGCCTTGAACCTGCGCCCGGCGCTGTCGAGCATGGCGCCGTTGCTCAGCGAAGTGTCCAGCAGTCTCGGCCTCTCGGCGGCCAAAGCCGGCTTGCTGACCACCTTGCCAGTGCTGTGCCTGGGCCTGTTTGCGCCGATGGCACCGATCCTGGCCCGGCGCTTTGGTGCCGAGCGGGTGGTGCTGGGGATTTTGCTGACGTTGGCCGCTGGCATCATCCTGCGCAGCTCGTTCGGTGAGGCCGGACTGTTCGCTGGCAGCCTGCTGGCTGGCGCCAGCATTGGCATCATCGGTGTGTTGTTGCCGGGTATCGTCAAGCGCGATTTCTCCAAACAGGCTGGCACCATGACCGGCGTCTACACCATGGCCCTGTGTCTGGGCGCAGCGTTGGCAGCTGGCTCGACGGTGCCTTTGAGTCACTACTTTGGCGACAGCTGGAATATCGGCCTGGGCTTCTGGATTCTGCCGGCGCTGGTCGCAGCGCTGTTCTGGTTGCCTCAAGTGGGCCAGAAGCACGGTGCGCATCAGGTGGCCTACCGCGTGCGCGGTTTGCTGCGTGATCCACTGGCCTGGCAGGTGACCTTGTACATGGGCCTGCAATCGTCCCTGGCCTACATCGTGTTCGGTTGGCTGCCGTCGATTCTGATCGGCCGTGGCCTGACGGCCACCCAGGCAGGGTTGGTACTTTCCGGTTCGGTGATCGTGCAACTGGTCAGTTCTCTGGCAGCGCCATGGTTGGCCACGCGCGGTAAGGACCAGCGCCTGGCCATTGTGGTGGTGATGTTGCTGACCCTCGGCGGCCTGTTTGGCTGCCTATATGCACCGTTGGAGGGTTTGTGGGGCTGGGCGATTCTGCTGGGCCTGGGGCAGGGCGGTACGTTCAGCCTGGCATTGACATTGATCGTGTTGCGCTCGCGCGACTCCCATGTCGCCGCCAACCTGTCGAGCATGGCCCAGGGCATTGGCTACACGTTGGCTTCCCTCGGTCCGCTCGCCGTTGGCCTGCTGCATGACCGGACCGGCGGCTGGGCGGCCACCGGCTGGATCTTTGCGGTGATCGGCCTGGGTGCGATCATCGCCGGGCTGGGCGCCGGCCGTGCGCTGTACGTGCAGGCCACCAGCGAGAAGCTCTAG
- a CDS encoding FadR/GntR family transcriptional regulator codes for MTVIAPLIKRSLVDQALEQLRHRITEGKWAIGERLPTEPELSAELGISRNTVREAMRVLAFSGLIEIRQGDGSYLRSMTDPLGAMKALSHCTLAQAQETRQILETEAIGLAALRRTDEDLQGLREALKTSGEHYHGDLEHYISCDLVFHRRLVDAAHNPALSELYHYFSSIVGAQLRQTLNIKPRRQAVFDLHAELLDAVEQQDPERAKSLSRQLINEP; via the coding sequence ATGACAGTCATCGCCCCACTGATCAAACGCTCCCTCGTCGACCAGGCGCTGGAGCAATTGCGCCATCGCATCACCGAGGGTAAGTGGGCCATCGGCGAACGCCTGCCCACCGAGCCAGAGCTGTCCGCCGAGCTGGGCATCAGCCGCAATACCGTGCGTGAGGCCATGCGGGTGTTGGCGTTTTCCGGGTTGATCGAAATCCGCCAGGGCGACGGCAGTTACCTGCGTTCGATGACCGACCCGTTGGGGGCGATGAAGGCCTTGTCTCACTGCACCCTAGCCCAGGCCCAGGAGACGCGGCAGATTCTTGAAACGGAGGCTATTGGCTTGGCAGCCCTGCGCCGTACCGATGAGGATTTACAGGGCTTGCGCGAGGCGTTAAAAACCAGCGGTGAGCACTATCACGGCGATCTGGAGCACTACATCAGTTGCGACCTAGTGTTCCACAGGCGCTTGGTGGACGCCGCCCACAACCCGGCCTTGAGCGAGCTGTACCACTACTTCTCCAGCATTGTCGGCGCGCAGTTGCGCCAGACGCTGAACATCAAACCTCGCCGTCAGGCCGTTTTCGACCTGCACGCTGAGCTGCTCGATGCCGTGGAACAACAGGACCCTGAGCGCGCCAAATCTCTTTCACGGCAACTGATCAATGAACCTTGA
- a CDS encoding amino acid ABC transporter ATP-binding protein, protein MSEAIKQPVSPQGIIQMQGVNKWYGQFHVLKDINLNVKQGERIVLCGPSGSGKSTTIRCLNRLEEHQQGRIVVDGVELTNDLKQIESVRREVGMVFQHFNLFPHLTILQNCTLAPMWVRKMPKRKAEEIAMHYLERVRIPEQAHKFPGQLSGGQQQRVAIARALCMKPKIMLFDEPTSALDPEMVKEVLDTMIGLAEDGMTMLCVTHEMGFARTVANRVIFMDKGEIVEQAAPNDFFDNPQNDRTKLFLSQILH, encoded by the coding sequence ATGAGCGAAGCAATCAAACAGCCTGTGAGCCCGCAAGGCATTATTCAGATGCAGGGCGTCAACAAGTGGTACGGCCAGTTCCACGTGTTGAAAGACATCAACCTCAACGTCAAGCAGGGCGAGCGAATCGTGCTGTGCGGTCCGTCGGGTTCGGGCAAGTCCACCACCATCCGCTGCCTCAACCGCCTGGAAGAACACCAGCAGGGTCGCATCGTGGTTGATGGTGTGGAACTGACCAACGACCTCAAGCAGATCGAAAGTGTGCGCCGTGAAGTCGGCATGGTGTTCCAGCATTTCAACCTGTTCCCGCACCTGACTATCCTGCAAAACTGCACATTGGCACCGATGTGGGTACGCAAGATGCCCAAGCGCAAGGCTGAAGAAATTGCCATGCACTACCTGGAACGCGTGCGCATTCCGGAGCAGGCCCACAAGTTTCCGGGCCAACTCTCCGGCGGCCAGCAACAGCGGGTGGCGATTGCCCGGGCGCTGTGCATGAAGCCGAAAATCATGCTGTTCGATGAGCCGACCTCGGCCCTCGATCCGGAGATGGTGAAGGAAGTTCTGGACACCATGATCGGCTTGGCCGAAGACGGCATGACCATGCTGTGCGTGACCCACGAAATGGGCTTTGCCCGGACCGTGGCCAACCGCGTGATCTTCATGGACAAGGGTGAGATTGTGGAGCAGGCGGCGCCGAATGACTTCTTCGACAACCCGCAGAATGATCGGACCAAGTTGTTCTTGAGTCAGATTTTGCATTGA
- a CDS encoding amino acid ABC transporter permease, producing MSTHTFKPDMPPPGKVFGPVAWMRANMFSSWLNTLLTLLAFYLIYLIVPPILHWAILDANWVGTTKADCTKEGACWVFIQQRFGQFMYGYYPGDLRWRVDMTVWLAIVGVAPLFISRFQRKAVYGLSFLVLYPIIAYFLLHGGIFGLTNVATSQWGGLMLTLVIATVGIAGALPLGIVLALGRRSNMPAIRVVCVTFIEFWRGVPLITVLFMSSVMLPLFLPEGMNFDKLLRALIGVILFQSAYVAEVVRGGLQAIPKGQYEAAAAMGLGYWRSMGLVVLPQALKMVIPGIVNTFIALFKDTSLVIIIGLFDLLNSVKQAAADPKWLGMATEGYVFAALVFWIFCFGMSRYSMHLERKLDTGHKR from the coding sequence ATGAGTACGCATACGTTCAAACCTGACATGCCACCACCGGGCAAAGTCTTCGGGCCGGTGGCGTGGATGCGCGCCAACATGTTTTCCAGTTGGCTCAATACCCTGCTGACCTTGCTGGCGTTCTACCTGATCTACCTGATCGTGCCGCCGATCCTGCATTGGGCAATCCTCGATGCGAACTGGGTCGGCACCACCAAGGCCGATTGCACCAAGGAAGGCGCCTGCTGGGTGTTTATCCAACAGCGCTTCGGGCAGTTCATGTACGGCTACTACCCCGGCGACCTGCGCTGGCGCGTGGACATGACCGTGTGGCTGGCCATCGTCGGTGTGGCGCCGTTGTTCATCTCGCGTTTTCAACGCAAGGCGGTCTACGGCCTGAGCTTTTTGGTGCTGTACCCGATCATTGCCTACTTTCTGCTGCACGGTGGGATCTTCGGCCTGACCAATGTTGCGACCAGCCAGTGGGGCGGTTTGATGCTGACCCTGGTGATCGCCACCGTCGGTATCGCCGGCGCCTTGCCGCTGGGGATCGTACTGGCCTTGGGGCGTCGTTCGAACATGCCGGCGATTCGAGTGGTCTGCGTGACCTTCATCGAGTTCTGGCGCGGCGTGCCGTTGATCACCGTGCTGTTCATGTCCTCGGTGATGCTGCCGCTGTTCCTGCCCGAAGGCATGAACTTCGACAAGCTGCTGCGGGCATTGATCGGCGTGATCCTGTTCCAGTCGGCCTACGTGGCCGAAGTGGTACGCGGTGGTTTGCAGGCGATTCCCAAGGGGCAGTACGAAGCGGCTGCGGCGATGGGCCTGGGTTACTGGCGCAGCATGGGCCTGGTGGTGTTGCCCCAGGCGCTGAAGATGGTGATTCCGGGCATCGTCAACACGTTTATTGCGCTGTTCAAGGACACGAGTCTGGTGATCATCATCGGCCTGTTCGACTTGCTCAACAGCGTCAAGCAAGCTGCCGCCGACCCGAAATGGCTGGGCATGGCCACCGAAGGCTATGTGTTCGCCGCCCTGGTGTTCTGGATTTTCTGTTTTGGTATGTCGCGCTATTCCATGCATCTGGAACGTAAGCTCGACACAGGTCACAAGCGCTAA
- a CDS encoding amino acid ABC transporter permease yields the protein MQTQIGAPKQKLSFSDPKVRAWLFQIITIVAVVSLGWYLFNNTQTNLQHRGITSGFDFLERSAGFGIAQHLIDYTESDSYARVFVIGLLNTLLVTVIGVVLATILGFIVGVARLSPNWIISKLATVYVEVFRNIPPLLQILFWYFAVFLTMPGPRAAHNLGDTFFVSSRGLNMPAAIAADGFWPFWISVAVAVGAIVLMTRWANKRFEATGVPFHKFWAGLALLLVIPALTTLVFGVPVHWEMPELKGFNFVGGWVLIPELLALTLALTVYTAAFIAEIVRSGIKSVSHGQTEAARSLGLRPGPTLRKVIIPQALRVIIPPLTSQYLNLAKNSSLAAGIGYPEMVSLFAGTVLNQTGQAIEVIAITMSVYLAISISISLLMNWYNKRIALIER from the coding sequence ATGCAAACTCAAATCGGCGCACCAAAGCAGAAGCTCAGCTTCAGCGATCCAAAAGTGCGTGCGTGGCTATTCCAGATCATCACCATTGTGGCGGTGGTCTCGTTGGGCTGGTACCTGTTCAACAACACGCAAACCAACCTTCAACACCGGGGCATTACCTCGGGTTTCGACTTCCTTGAGCGCAGTGCCGGTTTCGGCATCGCTCAGCATCTGATCGACTACACCGAATCGGACAGTTATGCCCGGGTCTTTGTGATCGGCCTGCTCAACACCTTGCTGGTGACTGTGATCGGCGTGGTCCTGGCGACCATCCTCGGCTTCATCGTCGGCGTGGCGCGGCTGTCACCGAACTGGATCATCAGCAAGCTGGCGACGGTCTACGTGGAAGTGTTCCGCAACATTCCACCGCTGCTGCAAATCCTGTTCTGGTACTTCGCGGTGTTCCTGACCATGCCGGGGCCGCGCGCGGCCCATAACCTGGGGGATACGTTCTTTGTCAGCAGCCGTGGCCTGAACATGCCGGCAGCGATTGCCGCTGACGGTTTCTGGCCTTTCTGGATTAGTGTTGCGGTCGCAGTCGGTGCCATCGTGCTGATGACTCGCTGGGCCAACAAGCGTTTCGAAGCCACCGGCGTACCGTTCCACAAATTCTGGGCGGGCCTGGCGTTGCTGCTGGTGATTCCTGCACTGACAACGCTGGTGTTTGGCGTGCCGGTGCACTGGGAAATGCCGGAACTCAAAGGTTTCAACTTTGTCGGCGGCTGGGTACTGATTCCCGAACTGCTGGCGTTGACCCTGGCCTTGACCGTGTACACCGCAGCATTTATCGCCGAGATCGTACGCTCGGGCATCAAGTCCGTCAGCCACGGCCAGACCGAAGCCGCTCGCTCCCTGGGCCTGCGCCCGGGGCCGACGCTGCGCAAGGTCATCATCCCGCAGGCTCTGCGGGTGATCATTCCGCCACTGACCAGCCAATACCTGAACCTGGCGAAAAACTCGTCCCTGGCTGCCGGTATCGGTTACCCGGAAATGGTTTCGCTGTTTGCCGGCACGGTGCTCAACCAGACCGGCCAGGCCATCGAAGTCATTGCCATCACCATGAGCGTGTACCTGGCGATCAGCATCAGCATTTCGCTGCTGATGAACTGGTACAACAAGCGCATTGCGCTGATCGAGCGGTGA
- a CDS encoding amino acid ABC transporter substrate-binding protein yields MKVLKSTLAIVCAAAVLGVSGFAQAGATLDAVQKKGFVQCGVSDGLPGFSVPDASGKILGIDADVCRAVAAAVFGDATKVKFSQLNAKERFTALQSGEVDVLSRNSTWTSSRDAGMGLVFTGVTYYDGVGFLVNNKLGVKSAKELDGATICIQAGTTTELNVSDFFRANNLKYTPITFDTSDESAKSLESGRCDVLTSDKSQLYAQRSKLASPKDYVVLPETISKEPLGPVVRRGDEEWFSIVKWTLFAMLNAEEAGVTSKNVEAEAKSTKNPDVARLLGADGEYGKDLKVRKDWVVQIVKQVGNYGEVFEKNLGKSTPLEIDRGLNALWNNGGIQYAPPVR; encoded by the coding sequence ATGAAGGTATTGAAATCCACCCTGGCCATCGTTTGCGCGGCCGCCGTATTGGGTGTCAGTGGTTTCGCCCAAGCCGGCGCTACCCTGGATGCCGTGCAGAAGAAAGGCTTCGTGCAGTGTGGCGTGAGCGACGGTTTGCCGGGCTTCTCGGTGCCGGATGCCAGCGGCAAGATCCTCGGGATCGACGCTGATGTGTGCCGTGCCGTAGCAGCTGCCGTTTTTGGCGACGCCACCAAGGTCAAATTCAGCCAGTTGAATGCCAAGGAGCGTTTCACCGCGCTTCAGTCTGGCGAAGTTGACGTGTTGTCGCGTAACTCCACCTGGACCAGCTCTCGCGATGCGGGCATGGGCCTGGTGTTCACCGGCGTGACCTATTACGACGGCGTTGGCTTTCTGGTCAATAACAAGCTGGGCGTGAAAAGTGCCAAGGAACTGGACGGTGCAACCATCTGCATCCAGGCCGGTACCACCACCGAGTTGAACGTCTCCGACTTCTTCCGCGCCAACAACCTGAAATACACCCCGATCACCTTCGATACTTCCGACGAAAGCGCCAAGTCGCTGGAATCCGGTCGTTGCGACGTGCTGACCTCTGACAAGTCCCAGCTCTACGCACAGCGCAGCAAGCTGGCCTCGCCAAAAGACTACGTCGTACTGCCGGAAACCATTTCCAAGGAGCCCTTGGGCCCAGTGGTTCGCCGTGGCGACGAAGAGTGGTTCAGCATCGTCAAGTGGACCCTGTTCGCGATGCTTAACGCTGAAGAAGCAGGCGTGACCTCGAAAAACGTTGAAGCCGAAGCCAAGTCCACCAAGAATCCGGACGTTGCTCGTCTGCTGGGCGCTGACGGTGAATACGGCAAGGACCTGAAAGTACGCAAAGACTGGGTCGTACAGATCGTCAAGCAAGTCGGTAACTACGGTGAAGTGTTCGAGAAAAACCTCGGCAAAAGCACTCCGCTGGAAATCGACCGTGGCCTGAACGCCCTGTGGAACAACGGCGGCATTCAATACGCACCCCCTGTGCGCTGA